The following are encoded in a window of Chlorocebus sabaeus isolate Y175 chromosome 10, mChlSab1.0.hap1, whole genome shotgun sequence genomic DNA:
- the AMER3 gene encoding APC membrane recruitment protein 3, which translates to MELKRGKTFIKSSLQVSHEKPPDPAAVAPAREGAVPCSVLPGAQQRPHSEKGPQASPSAQEYDRCPNRGAQPDPKGGPAALCGATFKPVRKSKTHDSVSGAGRATAATGQLVGSASFPGSPGSRRMIDYRHFVPQMPFVPTVAKSIPRKRISLKRPKKCFRNLFHIRRNKTEDLASLAAEGKGLPSPGDPSDPGGWQSKRFLPPGEGPGLDSLYQDLSDSELLADASFGLCRALCEDVASLQSFDSLTGCGEVFADESSVPSLELNEGPESPTQAAQGLESKVPRGPLQGSVEQLASPAQNEASDFTRFWDSVNRSVRQQQRALLGPWLSGPQGTDRDQSRLDTAGLAELPLCPCRDPRSGSKASSIDTGTPKSEQPESVSTSDEGYYDSFSPGLEEDKKEAESPGTPATTFPRDSYSGDALYELFHDPSEGPVGPSPDDDLCVSESLSGPALGTPLSMCSFRVGAEENLAPAPGPDLLSQGFLQSSWKGKECLLKLCDTELAITMGIVSWLRRGPTPRAPPTPGQPAAPSGPQGAPRAPTEKLGGREGLASDAGGATVCSAPSRQELWAHTGTTDLLAGESKALGVATQGTGTLSRDASQEEGTRGHSEDLFSSVESAATSTTDASSENKAPVPSAWPCSQKEPGPPGVLGCFRGPWRPGHRGGTLDAEPMLAGCVARAAALKISSNDQPSAAAWPPRQDVGSGLFGQRRARGPDILEQKQSSSSPSMTTVHGLPYSAGTPDQRCRDHVQDLSWLRVEPPGLGVQAWAPVEDPALQLHTAAVEQVAYSRKLDSEPPSAPAAQWSPQGPHPESLGLTLNRQREAGVSASAPECRCSLLAREGLLCGQPEVGASRSAVAEPHP; encoded by the coding sequence ATGGAGCTGAAGAGAGGAAAGACCTTCATCAAGTCCAGCCTGCAAGTTTCCCATGAGAAACCCCCAGACCCAGCGGCCGTGGCTCCAGCCAGGGAGGGGGCAGTCCCCTGTTCAGTCCTGCCAGGAGCGCAGCAGAGGCCCCACAGTGAGAAGGGCCCCCAAGCCAGCCCCAGTGCCCAAGAATACGACAGATGCCCCAACAGAGGGGCACAGCCGGACCCCAAAGGGGGACCCGCAGCCCTCTGTGGAGCCACCTTCAAACCGGTGCGAAAGAGTAAGACTCACGACAGCGTGTCTGGAGCAGGCAGGGCCACGGCTGCCACAGGGCAGTTGGTGGGCAGTGCAAGCTTCCCAGGCTCCCCGGGCAGCCGGCGCATGATCGACTACCGCCACTTTGTGCCCCAGATGCCCTTCGTGCCAACTGTGGCCAAGAGCATCCCGAGGAAGAGGATTTCCCTGAAAAGGCCCAAGAAGTGCTTTCGGAACCTATTCCACATTCGCAGAAACAAGACTGAGGACCTGGCCTCACTGGCGGCTGAGGGGAAAGGTCTGCCCTCCCCAGGGGACCCATCAGACCCCGGGGGCTGGCAAAGCAAACGCTTCCTCCCCCCGGGTGAGGGGCCAGGGCTGGACAGCCTGTACCAGGACCTGTCGGACAGCGAGCTCCTAGCTGATGCGTCCTTTGGTCTGTGCAGGGCCCTGTGTGAGGACGTGGCCTCACTGCAGAGCTTTGACTCGCTCACGGGTTGTGGGGAGGTCTTTGCGGATGAGAGCTCGGTGCCATCCCTGGAGCTGAATGAGGGCCCGGAGAGCCCAACCCAAGCAGCTCAGGGCCTGGAGAGCAAGGTTCCCAGGGGCCCTCTCCAAGGCAGCGTGGAGCAGCTGGCCTCGCCCGCCCAGAACGAAGCCTCTGACTTCACCAGGTTCTGGGACAGTGTGAATCGCTCAGTGCGGCAGCAGCAGCGTGCCCTGCTAGGCCCATGGCTTTCGGGCCCCCAGGGCACAGACAGGGACCAATCCCGGCTGGACACAGCTGGGCTCGCTGAGCTGCCCCTCTGCCCCTGCAGGGACCCTCGCAGTGGCTCCAAAGCCAGCTCCATCGACACAGGCACCCCCAAGAGCGAGCAGCCCGAATCCGTGTCCACGAGTGACGAGGGCTACTATGATTCCTTCTCACCAGGACTTGAGGAGGACAAGAAGGAAGCTGAGAGCCCAGGCACTCCCGCCACCACCTTCCCACGGGACAGCTACAGTGGGGACGCCCTCTACGAGCTCTTCCATGACCCCAGCGAGGGTCCTGTTGGCCCCAGCCCAGATGATGACCTGTGCGTGTCTGAGAGTCTGTCAGGGCCGGCCCTGGGGACGCCACTGTCCATGTGCAGCTTCCGAGTGGGGGCTGAGGAGAACTTGGCCCCAGCACCAGGCCCCGACCTGCTCAGCCAGGGCTTCCTACAGAGCTCCTGGAAGGGCAAGGAGTGCCTGCTGAAGCTGTGTGACACTGAGCTCGCCATCACCATGGGCATCGTCAGCTGGCTGCGCCGAGGCCCCACGCCCCGTGCCCCACCCACCCCTGGACAGCCTGCAGCTCCATCTGGTCCCCAGGGAGCCCCCAGGGCACCCACAGAGAAGTTGGGGGGCAGGGAGGGCCTGGCCTCAGACGCAGGCGGGGCAACGGTTTGCTCAGCACCCAGCAGGCAGGAGCTGTGGGCACACACGGGCACCACAGACCTGCTTGCCGGAGAGAGCAAGGCCCTCGGGGTGGCCACACAGGGGACTGGCACACTGTCCAGGGATGCCTCTCAAGAGGAAGGGACACGAGGTCACTCTGAAGACTTGTTCTCCTCTGTGGAGTCTGCAGCCACTTCGACAACAGATGCTTCCAGTGAAAACAAGGCCCCAGTCCCTTCTGCCTGGCCCTGCTCCCAGAAGGAGCCTGGGCCACCAGGCGTCCTGGGGTGTTTCCGAGGCCCCTGGAGGCCAGGTCACAGGGGTGGCACTCTAGATGCAGAGCCCATGCTGGCAGGCTGTGTGGCCCGTGCGGCAGCCCTGAAGATCAGCTCCAACGACCAGCCCTCGGCCGCCGCATGGCCTCCAAGGCAAGATGTGGGCAGTGGGCTCTTTGGGCAGCGTCGGGCCAGGGGCCCCGACATTCTAGAGCAGAAACAGTCCAGCAGCTCCCCCAGCATGACCACTGTCCATGGCCTACCCTACTCGGCCGGCACACCGGACCAGAGGTGTCGAGATCATGTCCAGGACCTGAGCTGGCTCAGGGTGGAGCCCCCAGGGCTGGGTGTGCAGGCCTGGGCCCCTGTGGAGGACCCGGCCCTGCAGCTCCACACGGCGGCTGTGGAGCAGGTGGCATACAGCAGAAAGCTGGACTCTGAGCCCCCATCAGCCCCTGCTGCCCAGTGGAGTCCCCAGGGCCCCCATCCAGAAAGCCTGGGCCTCACTTTGAACCGCCAGCGGGAAGCGGGGGTCTCTGCAAGTGCCCCAGAATGCCGCTGCAGCCTCCTGGCCCGTGAGGGCCTCCTCTGTGGCCAGCCagaagtgggggcttccaggtcagcCGTGGCGGAGCCCCATCCGTAG